TCAGCCCGTCCGCGCCCTGCTTCGCGCGTTCGACCCAGGCGGCGGTCATCGGGATTTCGCGTTCCATCCAGTAGCGCGCGAGCGTCAGCTTGCGCTCGTAGAACGCCTTGTTGCCTTCGCCTGCTTTCAGCTTGGCAAGCGACACTTTCGCCATCTGCGCCCACATCCAGCCAAGCGCCACCGTGCCGAAAATATTCAGCAGGTCGTAGGAGGCCGCGCCCGCATTGTCGTAATTCTTCGGCGCGTTCTCCATCAGCCAACCCGCCGCCTCGCCGAGCCGCTTGTAGCCGGCGCGGAGCGGTTCGACATAGGGCTTCATCTCGGGGTCGTTCTCGTTCTCCTTGATGAATTCCTCGAGCTTCGCGAAGAAGGTCATGGTCGCGCGGCCGCCCTTTGCCGTCATCTTGCGGCCCACAAGGTCGAGCGCCTGAATGCCGTTCGCGCCTTCGTAAACCTGGTTGATGCGCGCATCGCGCACGAACTGCTCCATGCCGTGGTCGCGCACATAGCCGTGCCCGCCGAACACCTGCATCGCATCATTCGCCGCCTGGAAGCCGCGGTCCGTGAAGAACGCCTTGATGACCGGCGTCATCAGCTGCGCCATGTCGGCGGCCTCTTCGCGTTCCTTCTCGTCCTTGCCGAAAACCTGCAGCGTGAACAGCATCGAGACATACATGGCGAGCGCGCGCGCCCCTTCCACGAAAGCGCGCGACGAGATCAGCAGGCGCCGCACATCCGGGAACACCATGATCGGGTCCGCCGGGCCGTCCGGGTTTTTCGCGCCGGTGAGCGAGCGTCCCGCGAGGCGTTCATTCGCATAGGTCACGCCGTTCTGATAGGCCACTTCGCCGATGGCGATGCCCTGGATGCCGACGCCCATGCGCGCGCCGTTCATCATGCCGAACATGCCGGCCATGCCCGCCGATTTCGACTTCTTCACTTCGCCGGTCTCGGTCTTCTTCTCCTTCGGCGCGCCGCCGAGGCGATAGGCCACCGCGTCGTCGAAGTTCAGCACCGCGGTCGCGTTCCCTTTGATGCCCATCTTCTTTTCGATGGAGCCGCAGGAGACGCCGTTCCGCCCGGTGATTTCGCCCGTCTCCTTGTTCACCAGCATCTTCGGCACCATGAAGAAGTTCACGGTCGAAAGATCATTGGCGAGCTTGCCGTCCTCGCCCGGAATTTTCGCGATCACCATGTGGATGATGTTGTCCGTCATGTCGTGGTCGCCGCCGGAGATGAAGATCTTCGTGCCGGTGATGCGGTAGGTGCCGTCTTCCTGCTCCACGGCCTTGGTCTTCATCAGCTTCAGGTCGGTGCCGCAGTGGGGCTCCGTCAGGCACATGGTGCCGGTCCATTCGCCGGCGATCATCTTCTTCGCCACATGCTCGCGCATCCAGGGCTCGCCCGTCGCCCACAGCGCCGAATAGGCGGCATTGGTCAGGCCGGGATACATCGCGAAAGCCTGGTTCGCGGACATGCCCATTTCGGCGAAGGCGAAGGTGACGACGGAGGGGAGCCCCGCGCCGCCCGCCGCTTCCGGCGCGCCGAGCCGGTTCCAGCCATCCTCGCAATATTTCTGGAACGCTTCCTTGAAGCCGGGCGGCGTGCGGACAACGCCGTTCTCGAGCACGCAGCCATGTTCGTCGCCCACCTGGTTCAGCGGCTGCAGAACCTCCTCGCAGAATTTCGCGCCGCCTTCGAGGATCGCGCCCGTCATGTCGGGCGTCAGATCGCCGAAGCCCGGCACATCGCTCCGCTTGTCGATTTCCAGAAGCTCGTGGAACAGGAAAAGAAAATCATCCACGGGGGCCTTGTAACTCGGCATGGTCGCGCTCCTTCGCTGGGGCTTTGGTTTCTGAACTCGAGGTGTCTCTAAAAACTCAGTGTCACCCCGGGGAAAGCCGGGGCCCATGGGCATCGCCGCACTCTCCGCCCTTCGGGCTCCGGCACGGTTCGCTCTCTATTCGTCATGGCCCGCTTCAGGCGGGCCATCCACGTCTTTTTTCTTCAAAGCAAAAAAGACGTGGATGACCCGGACAAGCCGGGTCATGACGGGGCGGAAGAAGGCTTAAGCCCCCCGGGACGCAGCGTCAACGCCGCCCACCCCGGCCAGCCACCGGCCCCTAGGGTGTCTCCCCTACTGCCTTCAATTTTGTCAGTAAGCGGCGCGAAATATGGAGGAAAAGGGCGCGGGAGTCGAGGGGGCGTAGCCCATTTGGCAGCAAATGAATTGATACGTATGCTGCTTAAAGAGTCAGGGGGGATACGATGCGTCTTACTAAAGTTCAAATAAAAGGATATCGCTCGTTCAAGGCAAAGACGACTATTCTTTTAGATAATCACATTACGGTGCTGCTTGGCGCAAATGATCACGGCAAGACCAATTTTTTGTCAGCGCTTGAGCATCTGAATGTTGACCACCCATTTGAAGAAGAGCGGGATTTAAACTGGGACGAGGACGCAGACTCCGGCGAGTTTCCCAGTATTACATATACGCTGAAGCCTGAGAGTGGCGAGAAAGCGGGTATCTCCGTCGCGCTGACGTTCCAGCGACGGATTGACGTTGTCATGGACAAACTCTCCGCCCTGAATGATCAAAGGAACGGCATTGAAAGTGAAATCCAACACCTCAAGGCAGCCCTAGAATCGGCCGAAGCCGAAGAACCTGAAGAAACTTCGAATGGCGGCGAAGGGGAAACAAAACAAATTCCTCCAGACGCTGCTGTGTCGAAGTTGCACCAAAGCAAGAAAGTTGAGCTTGCTACGCTCGAAGAAATGATCGAACTCTGGGAGAGAGCAAGAGAGGTGCTGTCTGTTGCGTCAAAGGGCGATCTTTCACAAAAAGTAGCAGATACAGCAATTGCGAACCTGAAGCGAAGCTTAGTGTCATCAGATGCGGAACTGAAGAAGGCGAATGAGAGGAAGGCCTCCACGTCTGATGCTCTAGCAGCGGCCCAATCCAACGGTAGCGCTACCGGCGTCGATCAAGCAAAGAAAACTCTTAGAGACATAGACGCACACATCTCGCGCTGGTTGAAGGAGAGCGCCAGACTTAGACAGTCTATCAGCCGACTTGAGAAACACGTGGAGAGCCAAAAGTCTAAAACCAACAAGGAATACCTGGAAATCATCAACCAGATCGGCTTGCTAAAGGCTGACTGTCCAGAGACCTTTGATCTCGTGAGAAGCGGTGTCGGTGGAAAGCTGGAATTCGTCCAAGGGGTTGTAACGGAACCTCTGCCGCAGTTTTTGAAGCCGTTCTTGCCAAAGGTTCAAATTTTCTCCTCCGTTGAGCGTCTTCCCGACGAGGTCAACAAAGATTCCATCCTCAGCGATGAAAACCTCTTTATGCGCGGAATTTTTTACTACGCGGGCCTTGAGAAAAATCATTGGGCAAAAGCATTTTCCCAGAATGATCACACCAGTAAGCAGTTAGAAGACGCTAGTGTTTCTCTCAATGAAGTCCTCAGGCGAGATTGGCGGCAAGGACGCGAATTGGAATTCAAGCTTCAGCATCGCGGCAACGCCAAAATCAATCTCGTAATCAGCGACCCTAAGGTGAAAAGAAGATATGTGCGCGTCTCAAGACGTAGTTCCGGGTTCGCCCACTTCTTTGGTCTAAAGACCATGCTGCACGCTTACGAACAAGAGGCTCCGTCAGCTTCTTACATTTGGATGTTTGATGAGCCAGGCATGTCTTTGCATCCGGATGGTCAGCACGATTTGCTTCAAGCGCTTGATACAATTTCCAAGCAAAACCAAGTGATCTACACGACTCACTCTCTGTTTATGATTGATAAAAATTACCCTGCGCGGCATCGCCTTCTTGCCAAGGCTAATGAAGGGACTCGGGTGGATGGAAAACCTTTTCTAGGGAATTGGCGAGCAGCTATTGATGCTTTGGGGCTCGCGCTTCCGGGCACGATCTTGTTTGCAACCCACGTCCTCTTGGTGGAGGGGGCGTCGGACGCGATATTTTTGAATGCTCTTCTTCAGCGAATGGCGGAGGAGGGAATGCACGATCTCGATATAAACCCATTGTCAATCATGCCTGCTGGTGACTCCAAAGAAGCAGATGCTGTGGCACGCATTCTTATGGAGGCATCCATGCGCCCGCGGGTAGCAGCGTTATATGATGGGGATGATGGCGGGAAGAGGAGGAAGGCAAAGCTAGATAAAGTTCTGGAGAAGGACGCACACGTAGTTTTGGAAAAACAAAAGACGATAGAAGACTACCTTCCCGGGTTTGAAGATCTCTTTGTTCCAATAGCGGCTGCCTATGGCGCTCGAGTTTTTGGGGGCGATAAAAAGGAAATTATTGCCGAAATTACAGCGGCGCTGAAAGAGGCGGGTAAGGACGAGAAGCGTGTAGATGTGGTTCTTGGCGCAATAAAGAAAGCCGCTAAGCTTGATGAGGCGCCGTCAAAAGTCGGGATTGCTAGGGACTACGCACATGCGTTGCTGGGAGCTGAGCACAAAATTAGCAAAGAAGAAGGAGATCAATTAAAAAAGCTGGTTGCCATGTTGCAGGGGGCACTCAATTTGCCTACTCGTACCACCGCTCAAGATAGGATTCTGCAGTAACTGCGCCTTATCTTCTTACCTAAGACCACCACCCCCATAAACCTCCCCTTAAGCCCCCCTGCCTCAAACTCCTCCGTGGGACGAGGGTTTCGGCTATACTCCGGACCCGGAGGGCAATAATGAGCAATGACGAGCGATCCGCGCCGGCTGGGGGCGCCGCGCCTCGGGTGCCGCCTTCGGCGGCGGTTCAGGCGGAATATTGGGGTGAGCCGGAGACGATCCGGCCGCATCTGACCGCGCAGGCGCCGCTCGCCGTTCTCGATTACTGGCTGGAGCTTCGCGGCACGCGTCCCTTTCCCTCGCGCGGGCAGTTCAATCCGATGGCGATGCGCCGCTATCTGCCCAACATCTTCCTGCTCGATGCGGCGCCCGATGGCAGTTTCCGCTACCGCGTCGTCGGCTCGCTCATTTCGGAATTTTTCGGCGTCGGCAATCCCTCCGGCATGACGCCGGAAGATGTCTTCGGCGCCAATGCCGAGGTCGCGCTGTCGCCGCTGCGCATCTGCCGCGATGGCCGAGCGCCCTATATGCATACGGCGTCCGCGAGCTGGCTCTATCGCGATCGCACCTATGTCTTCTACACCGCGCTGCTCCTCCCCTTCGGCGAGAGCGACGATGCCGTCGACAAGATCCTCTGCTGCGCCGAATTCCTCAGCGAGGAAGAAGCGGCCCGCACCTGATAATCCGTATGCGGGTTTTCAGCGTGCTATCGGCGCGAGCGTGAAGCCCGCCGCTTCCGTCTCGCCCCGCGCCCGCATCGACCAGAGCACCCACAGGTCCTGAAGCCTGTCCTCCAGCGCGCCCGCTTCCGCGACGATCGCGCGCGCCCGTTCCCGCTCCGGTGTCACCACGCTTCCCTTCGCGCCGATCCGGTCGCGCTTTGCCGCCTCCACCATCAGGGCGCGCAAGCGGTCGAGCCGCGCCGCCAGCTCGTCGCGCCGCGCCGCCGCCGCCTCGCGCGTCGCCTCGTCATCCAGCGCCGCCTCCGCCGCCGCCATCGCGGCCTCCGTCTCCGTGAGTTCGCTCATCGCGGCCTCATGGTCGGCGGCGCTCATCGCCCGCGCCTCCGCGCCTGTCGTTGCGCCGGAAGAAATCCCCAGCGCACAGGCCAAGAGGGCGGGGACAAGAAAAAGCCGTCTCGCGCGCCGTCCGCCGCCCGCCTTCGCCCTCCGCCGAAACTTGTCCCCGTCCATTTATCCTCCCGGGCGGCTTTCCGAATCGGGCCGGTTCGGGCCCGTGCCGCCCGCCCGTCCCGCCGGCGGTTTATCCTCGCATGGGGCAGCCGGAGGGGGAGGGGATAAAGTGCCGTCCGGGCGTCCCGCGAGGGGGCAAAGGGCGGGGACAAGTGCCGCTGGCGGGGGGCCGGGAGGTGGCCGAAAGCGGTTCGTGACGGTTTGATGACAGTTCGGTGACAGTCGGGCCCTTATCCCCGGGGTGCGGTCCATCTGCGAGCATCGCGCCGCCTGTTTTTGAACCGTGCGCGGGCGGCCGAAATCCCTATGATGCGGCCAAACGCCATTCCCGAACCTGCCGGAGAAACCCCATGAGCGAGACCGTCCAGCCGCCGCGAAACTTCGACGACGCCAATCCGGAAGACGGGCTCGGCGGCGCTCTCGGCATCGTCCGTACACTGTATATGGACGCCGAAAAGGGCCGTGCCGCCATAGAATGCCGCGCTGAAATGCGCATGTGCCATTCGGGCGGCGTGGTGCAGGGCGGCTTCGTCACCGGCTGGATCGACGCGGCGATGGCGCGCGCCGCCATGTGCGCGACGGAATTCAAGCAGACGCCGATGTCGCTCGAAATCAAGATCAGCTTCTTCCGTCCCGCGCAGCCGGGGCTCTTGAAGGCGGAAGCCTGGATCGAGCGGCGTGGCCGCTCCACCATGTTCCTCGAAGGCCATCTACTGGATGCCTCCGGCGAAGTGCTCGCAAAGGGCACCTCCACCGTACGCATGATGCCGCTGATCGACATGAGCAAGCCGCGCGATAAATCCGTAAACGGATAATATGGAGAGTGCGGGGGCCGATTCTCGCGCGCCGCCCTCGCGCGGATTTGATGTCACGAAACTGTTGCCGTGTGGTCACGCTGCCTTGAAAATATGCAGCGTTTTGGTGCTCTCCATAATCTTTCAGCGTGAAAAGTGCTTGTGCTGCAAGGCTTTGTTTGATTGTGGCGACAATCGGGCAGGGTATCGGCGCAACAGGGGTCTTGCGCCGGCGGGCTGTGCCGGGCAATTGTCGCGGCGGGCTTGCGGGGCGCTCGTGTCAATGATCGAGGCTCTGAATAAAATGAAAACCGCACTTCGCACAATTTGCGCCGCTGGCGTAGCACTGGGTCTCGCCGGCTTTGCCAGCGCCGCTTCCGCGCAGGAAACCGAGACCCGCGGAAACATCTACAACCAGACGCATTTCCAGCCCGGCCTTTATGTCGGTGGCGGTCTCGGCTGGGGCTGGTCGGACGATGACGACGACTGGACCTGGAAGGGCATCGCCGGCTGGCGTCTCAATCAGTACCTTGCGGTGCAGGGCTTTTACGCCGATCTGACCGACATCACGGTCGCCGGCGTCAGCAGCGATGTCGACACGTTCGGCGCCGAGCTGCTTGCCTCGTTCCCGGTTTCGGACACGATGGCGATCTACGGCAAGGGTGGTCTGCACAATTACGATGAAGTGGGCTCCGGCCGCGACACCAGCTGGCTTGCCGGCGCGGGCGTGGACTTCGCCTTGTCGGACAACATGTCGCTCCGCACCGAATGGACGCATTACGATCTCGACAGCGACGATGTCGACGAGGCGAGCGTGCAGATCGTGTTCGGCTTCTAACGGAAGCTTATCGGTTCCCTGCGGGGGGAAACGGGTGGGCGAGAGGCCGCTCCGCGTCATGTGGAGCGGCCTCTTTCGCTTTCAGGAGTTCCTTGCGCCGCAGCGATTCTTCGCTTCTAGCTGTTCGTGAAAGCCGGTTTGCGCTTGCCGAGGAAGGCGCCGATGCCTTCGCGGAAATCGTTCGTCTGCGCGCAGAGGATCTGGTTGCGGTCTTCCATTGCCACTGCCGCTTCGAGGCTCCCCGCATCGACCGACATGTTGAGGCATTCCTTGGTGAGGCGCAGGCCGAGCGGCGATGTCGTCAGCATTTCCTCGAGATAGGGTTTTACCGCTTCTTCCAGCGCGTCGTCCTCCACCACCTCGGAGACGAGGCCCACGCGCTCGGCGCGGGCGGCGTTGATGAAGCGGCCCGTCATCATCAATTCGCTCGCCACCGACACGCCGACAAGGCGCGGCAGGAAATAGCTCACGCCGATGTCGCAAGCGGAAAGGCCGATGCGGATGAAGGCGGCGTTCATGCGCGCGCTTTTTCCCGCGATGCGGATATCGGATGCGAGCGCCAGCGCGAAGCCGCCGCCGCAGGCCGGTCCATGCACCAGAGAGATGATCGGCTGCGGGCAGCGGCGCATCCGCATCACGATCTCGCTGATCCGGCGCTGCGAGACAAGCCCTGCCTGCGGGCTGGCGCCGTTTGCGGCGTCCGGTGTGTTCGAGCGTTCCTTGAGGTCGAGCCCGGCGCAGAAGGCGCGCCCCGCGCCGCGCAGCACGACGACGCGCACCGAATGATCCGTGTAAAGCTTGCCGAAATAATCCTGCAGATCGTCGACGAGCTGGCGGTTCATCGCGTTCAGTGCGTCCGGGCGGTTCATCGTCACCCAGTCGACGCCGTCTTTCTTTTCGATGATGAGCGTCTTGTAGTCGGTCATGGCGTCTCTCTCCCGTTTCGTTTCGGGAGAGCGTAGCGCCTGCGCGGGCTCGCGCAACTGACGCAGCGGCGGCTTATCCGATATGCGCTTCCATTTCCTGCTGGAAGGCGAGCGGCAAGTCGAGCCAGCGCAGCGCCACCGCGCCGCCGGGATCGAGCCGCATCACTTCGGCGGTGAAGGCGAGCTTGCGCCTGTCATTCGCCCAGGAGAGCCGTCCGCTCAGAATATTGCCGATGGCGATGGCTTCCGCGAAGCCTTCGATGCAGGCGCCGCCCGCCGACCAGTCGCGCGCCCTGTGCGTGTAGCCGCCGATCTCCACTTCAAGCACGGGCCGCGAGGCGCGGGCCGCCTGGCGTTCTTCAGGCATGTCGCCACTGCGCAAATGGTCGAGCAGTCTCGATATCAGCGACATCCCTGCATCCGCGTTGGTTTCGGCCAGGCGCAATCTTCGTGGCCCGGCGCCCCTCCTGCAAGCAAAGAATACCCCTCATACGAGCGGATGACAGCTATTGCCGCTTTGCGCTATAGCATCTGTCTCACAGCGACACGCCGGAGTTCCGATGTCACAGCAGAAAGAAGCAAAGCCCGTCCTGATCGAAGTCGGCCCGGGCGAGCTTATCGACAAGATCACCATTCTGCGCATCAAATCCGAGCGGATGAGCGATGCCGCGAAGCTTGCCAATGTGCGTCACGAGCTTGATGTCCTGGAAGAAGGCCGCCGCGCCAATCTGCAGGACAGCGCGGAGCTGCGCCGTCTCGAAGGCGAGCTGAAAGCGGTTAACGAGGCGCTCTGGGTGATCGAGGACGACATAAGGCAATGCGAGGCGGAAAAGGATTTCGGTCCGAAATTCATCGACCTCGCGCGCTCGGTCTACAAGCAGAACGACAAGCGCGCCGCGCTGAAGAAGGAGATCAACCTCCTCACCGGCTCGGCCATCGTCGAGGAAAAGTCCTATACCGAATTCGAGTGAGCTTCGAGGCGGCGCGTCACTTCGTTGAAGACGCGCTCTACCGAAAGGGCTTCGAGGTCCTCGACCTCGATCACGCCGAAATTGTCGCGGATGATGCCCGTCCGCTCGGCCGGCGAATAGCTGCCGAAAAGGGCGAGCCCTTCCGTTCCGATATGCGCCGCAAGGTGGCTCGGTCCCGTGTCGTTGCCGACGACGAAGAGGGCATTGCGGAAGACGCCGGCAAGTTCGTTCCAGTTCAGCAGGCCATGCGTGTCGGTAAGGCGGATGCCGGGAATGGTTTTCGCAAGCTCCATCTCGTCCGGCCCCGGCGCCATCACGACCGTATGTCCGGCGGAGATCAGCGCTTCGGCGAGCTTGTCGTAATGCGGCCAGCGTTTTTGCGGATGCCGGGCCGAACAGCCGGGCACCAGAACGATATAGGGCCGCGCCACATGCGCCGCCGCCAGCAGCGCCGTCACATCGTCTGCAAGCCATGAGATGTCGGGCTTTCGCGTGTGGCGGATGGTGAGCCCCGCATCGGCCAGCTGTCCGGCGAGCCGGTCGAGCGTGCGGATTTTCTTTGGGTCTTTCGCGCGGTGCGGGTGGCTGCAGCCTTTCGCCGTGCCGGACCAGCGGCGGTCCCTCAGCATGAAGCGATAGTAGAAATTCGTCCGGCTGGAATTCTGCAGGTCGTAGACCATGTCGAAATCCGCTTCGCGCAGGCGCTTCCTCAGCGCCAGCATCCGGTCAAGCCGCCAGCGCGGTGCGCGCTCGTCGACGATCACCTCATCGATGAAGGGCGAACGCGCGAGCAGGGCGCGGTAGGCGGGCATCGTCAATATGGTGATGCGGGCGTCCGGGTGGTTTTCGCGAATGTCGCGCAAGGCGCCTTCCGCCTGGATCACATCGCCGAAGGCGCCATGCTTGATGACGAGAATACGTCTTGCGTCGGGAGGCATGCGCGCTCGCTTCGTTACAGGCGTCCGCCGCGCCAGATCACGCGGCCGACGATCTTTACCCTTTCGAGGGCGGTCCGCTCAATCTCTTCGGCCGGATAAAGTTCGGCATTGTCGCTGGAGACGATGAAGCCGCCGTCGAGTTTCACCTGCAGGCGCTTCACGAGCAGCGCGCCGCCGCTCGCAAAGACATAGATGCCGCTGCCGCGCAGGCGCGGTTCGGACGTATCCGCAAGCAGGATGTCGCCGGGCCCGAACGTTGGCGACATGGAATTATCGGCGGCCTCTATGGCGATGAGGCTGGCAGGGTCCGCCTTCAGGTCGCTCTCGATGAAATCGCGGCGGAAGGCGATGGTGTCGAGAAGTGAGACCTCCTCCATCGTCATGGCCGCCTCGCCGCCCTCGCGTGGCAGCGTCCGCAGCGCATAGCGCGGGATAAGGACATGCTTTCTCGATGCGGCGATGCCTTCCAGCTCCAGCGGTTCGAGTTCGGCAAAGCCGGTCGGCTTCTCCATCATCTTCCGCTCGCCGGCGCGCATCTCGCCCATGCCCGTCAGCACCCAGTTGATATTGAAGCCCTCGCCGGAAAGACGCCCGAGCACATGCGCGTTCGGTGCTGCGTTCTCCAGTTCGTAATTCTGCCAGGTCGTGCCCGACACACCGAATCGCCTGGCCATATCCTTCTGCGAA
Above is a window of Parvibaculum lavamentivorans DS-1 DNA encoding:
- a CDS encoding acyl-CoA dehydrogenase C-terminal domain-containing protein; protein product: MPSYKAPVDDFLFLFHELLEIDKRSDVPGFGDLTPDMTGAILEGGAKFCEEVLQPLNQVGDEHGCVLENGVVRTPPGFKEAFQKYCEDGWNRLGAPEAAGGAGLPSVVTFAFAEMGMSANQAFAMYPGLTNAAYSALWATGEPWMREHVAKKMIAGEWTGTMCLTEPHCGTDLKLMKTKAVEQEDGTYRITGTKIFISGGDHDMTDNIIHMVIAKIPGEDGKLANDLSTVNFFMVPKMLVNKETGEITGRNGVSCGSIEKKMGIKGNATAVLNFDDAVAYRLGGAPKEKKTETGEVKKSKSAGMAGMFGMMNGARMGVGIQGIAIGEVAYQNGVTYANERLAGRSLTGAKNPDGPADPIMVFPDVRRLLISSRAFVEGARALAMYVSMLFTLQVFGKDEKEREEAADMAQLMTPVIKAFFTDRGFQAANDAMQVFGGHGYVRDHGMEQFVRDARINQVYEGANGIQALDLVGRKMTAKGGRATMTFFAKLEEFIKENENDPEMKPYVEPLRAGYKRLGEAAGWLMENAPKNYDNAGAASYDLLNIFGTVALGWMWAQMAKVSLAKLKAGEGNKAFYERKLTLARYWMEREIPMTAAWVERAKQGADGLMELDAAAF
- a CDS encoding AAA family ATPase, which codes for MRLTKVQIKGYRSFKAKTTILLDNHITVLLGANDHGKTNFLSALEHLNVDHPFEEERDLNWDEDADSGEFPSITYTLKPESGEKAGISVALTFQRRIDVVMDKLSALNDQRNGIESEIQHLKAALESAEAEEPEETSNGGEGETKQIPPDAAVSKLHQSKKVELATLEEMIELWERAREVLSVASKGDLSQKVADTAIANLKRSLVSSDAELKKANERKASTSDALAAAQSNGSATGVDQAKKTLRDIDAHISRWLKESARLRQSISRLEKHVESQKSKTNKEYLEIINQIGLLKADCPETFDLVRSGVGGKLEFVQGVVTEPLPQFLKPFLPKVQIFSSVERLPDEVNKDSILSDENLFMRGIFYYAGLEKNHWAKAFSQNDHTSKQLEDASVSLNEVLRRDWRQGRELEFKLQHRGNAKINLVISDPKVKRRYVRVSRRSSGFAHFFGLKTMLHAYEQEAPSASYIWMFDEPGMSLHPDGQHDLLQALDTISKQNQVIYTTHSLFMIDKNYPARHRLLAKANEGTRVDGKPFLGNWRAAIDALGLALPGTILFATHVLLVEGASDAIFLNALLQRMAEEGMHDLDINPLSIMPAGDSKEADAVARILMEASMRPRVAALYDGDDGGKRRKAKLDKVLEKDAHVVLEKQKTIEDYLPGFEDLFVPIAAAYGARVFGGDKKEIIAEITAALKEAGKDEKRVDVVLGAIKKAAKLDEAPSKVGIARDYAHALLGAEHKISKEEGDQLKKLVAMLQGALNLPTRTTAQDRILQ
- a CDS encoding PAS domain-containing protein — its product is MSNDERSAPAGGAAPRVPPSAAVQAEYWGEPETIRPHLTAQAPLAVLDYWLELRGTRPFPSRGQFNPMAMRRYLPNIFLLDAAPDGSFRYRVVGSLISEFFGVGNPSGMTPEDVFGANAEVALSPLRICRDGRAPYMHTASASWLYRDRTYVFYTALLLPFGESDDAVDKILCCAEFLSEEEAART
- a CDS encoding PaaI family thioesterase is translated as MSETVQPPRNFDDANPEDGLGGALGIVRTLYMDAEKGRAAIECRAEMRMCHSGGVVQGGFVTGWIDAAMARAAMCATEFKQTPMSLEIKISFFRPAQPGLLKAEAWIERRGRSTMFLEGHLLDASGEVLAKGTSTVRMMPLIDMSKPRDKSVNG
- a CDS encoding porin family protein, translated to MKTALRTICAAGVALGLAGFASAASAQETETRGNIYNQTHFQPGLYVGGGLGWGWSDDDDDWTWKGIAGWRLNQYLAVQGFYADLTDITVAGVSSDVDTFGAELLASFPVSDTMAIYGKGGLHNYDEVGSGRDTSWLAGAGVDFALSDNMSLRTEWTHYDLDSDDVDEASVQIVFGF
- a CDS encoding glycosyltransferase family 9 protein, whose product is MPPDARRILVIKHGAFGDVIQAEGALRDIRENHPDARITILTMPAYRALLARSPFIDEVIVDERAPRWRLDRMLALRKRLREADFDMVYDLQNSSRTNFYYRFMLRDRRWSGTAKGCSHPHRAKDPKKIRTLDRLAGQLADAGLTIRHTRKPDISWLADDVTALLAAAHVARPYIVLVPGCSARHPQKRWPHYDKLAEALISAGHTVVMAPGPDEMELAKTIPGIRLTDTHGLLNWNELAGVFRNALFVVGNDTGPSHLAAHIGTEGLALFGSYSPAERTGIIRDNFGVIEVEDLEALSVERVFNEVTRRLEAHSNSV
- a CDS encoding PilZ domain-containing protein, translating into MSLISRLLDHLRSGDMPEERQAARASRPVLEVEIGGYTHRARDWSAGGACIEGFAEAIAIGNILSGRLSWANDRRKLAFTAEVMRLDPGGAVALRWLDLPLAFQQEMEAHIG
- a CDS encoding DUF6165 family protein translates to MSQQKEAKPVLIEVGPGELIDKITILRIKSERMSDAAKLANVRHELDVLEEGRRANLQDSAELRRLEGELKAVNEALWVIEDDIRQCEAEKDFGPKFIDLARSVYKQNDKRAALKKEINLLTGSAIVEEKSYTEFE
- a CDS encoding enoyl-CoA hydratase/isomerase family protein; amino-acid sequence: MTDYKTLIIEKKDGVDWVTMNRPDALNAMNRQLVDDLQDYFGKLYTDHSVRVVVLRGAGRAFCAGLDLKERSNTPDAANGASPQAGLVSQRRISEIVMRMRRCPQPIISLVHGPACGGGFALALASDIRIAGKSARMNAAFIRIGLSACDIGVSYFLPRLVGVSVASELMMTGRFINAARAERVGLVSEVVEDDALEEAVKPYLEEMLTTSPLGLRLTKECLNMSVDAGSLEAAVAMEDRNQILCAQTNDFREGIGAFLGKRKPAFTNS
- a CDS encoding XRE family transcriptional regulator, which encodes MTVATRLGHIRKFLGLSQKDMARRFGVSGTTWQNYELENAAPNAHVLGRLSGEGFNINWVLTGMGEMRAGERKMMEKPTGFAELEPLELEGIAASRKHVLIPRYALRTLPREGGEAAMTMEEVSLLDTIAFRRDFIESDLKADPASLIAIEAADNSMSPTFGPGDILLADTSEPRLRGSGIYVFASGGALLVKRLQVKLDGGFIVSSDNAELYPAEEIERTALERVKIVGRVIWRGGRL